The Mustelus asterias chromosome 18, sMusAst1.hap1.1, whole genome shotgun sequence genome has a window encoding:
- the LOC144507090 gene encoding trafficking protein particle complex subunit 6b, with protein sequence MGFRVGQGLIERFTKDTARFKDELDVMKFICKDFWTSVFKKQIDNLRTNHQGIYVLQDNKFRLLTQMSAGKQYLEHAPKYLAFTCGLVRGALSNLGIKSIVTVEVTAMPACKFQVMIQKV encoded by the exons ATGGGATTCAGAGTAGGACAAGGACTAATAGAAAG atttaCTAAAGATACTGCACGATTCAAGGATGAATTGGATGTCATGAAGTTCATCTGTAAAGACTTCTGGACCAGTgtatttaaaaaacaaattgacAATCTTCGAACTAATCATCAG GGTATTTATGTGCTCCAAGACAATAAATTCCGCCTCTTGACTCAGATGTCTGCAGGGAAGCAATACTTGGAACATGCACCTAAG TATTTGGCGTTTACCTGTGGACTAGTTAGAGGTGCCTTATCAAACTTGGGAATTAAAAGTATTGTGACAGTAGAAGTTACTGCGATGCCTGCAT GTAAATTCCAAGTAATGATACAAAAGGTGTAG